DNA sequence from the Nitrospirota bacterium genome:
CGTCATCACCCCTTTCGAGGTGGACAGAATCGCCACACCGATGCCGCTCTTGACTCGAGGGATATCTTTAATTCCGACATATACCCGGCGACCCGGCTTGCTCACACGCTGCATACCGGTGACCATGGGTTGCCCTTCCGGCATGTACCGTAACGTCACTTTCAGTATCGGGTGCCCATCCTCGACATCCGCCTGAACAGCCTGGATATATCCTTCGTTTTGAAGGATACGAAGGATTTCGCGCTTGAGACGGGATGCCGGGACGTTCACGGCATCGTGACGTCGGCGAAGCCCGTTTTGCAATCGTACCAACAGGTCACTAATGGGATCTGTAACCATACCAACCCTTTCACCAACGTTCTTCGTGTTGCGAGATGCGGAACATCAACCCGGTGACAGAGGACACGGACAACCTACCAACTCGACTTCCGAACCCCCGGAATTTCACCCTTCAGGCTCAACGACCGAAAGCAAATTCTGCACATACGAAACCGGCGCAAGAACCCCCGCACACGCCCACAGATCTCACACCGATGATAATCCCGAACCGGGAACTTCGCTTTGACAGCCGATTTATTTCTAAGCGCTAATCTCGACACCTGCAGCTCCTTCGCTTGCTATTAGGTCCGGAATGGCATTCCCAAATGCT
Encoded proteins:
- the rpsH gene encoding 30S ribosomal protein S8 — encoded protein: MVTDPISDLLVRLQNGLRRRHDAVNVPASRLKREILRILQNEGYIQAVQADVEDGHPILKVTLRYMPEGQPMVTGMQRVSKPGRRVYVGIKDIPRVKSGIGVAILSTSKGVMTDQESRRAGLGGEVLCSVW
- a CDS encoding type Z 30S ribosomal protein S14, which encodes MSRLALRNKSAVKAKFPVRDYHRCEICGRVRGFLRRFRMCRICFRSLSLKGEIPGVRKSSW